Within the Naumovozyma castellii chromosome 1, complete genome genome, the region GAAATCAAGTATCTTGTATAAGTTTCAACTAATCATACATTTAACAATCTGAAAATAACGCTCTCAGTTTTAAATTGACCTTCAAAAAACAACCATACAATGTCCGATACAGAATCCGGAGTGCAagatcaaattattataaataaCCAGGAAGCGGAGTCAAGTTCTACGTCAACTGCTGATCCAAAGGAGAGAAGGAAGATCgaaattaaattcattgaaaataaaacaagACGACATGTCACGTTCTCGAAGAGAAAACATGgtataatgaagaaagCATTTGAATTGTCAGTGCTTACAGGAACAcaagtattattattggtagTTTCTGAGACTGGATTGGTGTACACTTTTAGCACTCCCAAATTTGAACCAATTGTTACTCAGCAGGAAGGTAGGAATTTAATTCAAGCTTGTTTAAATGCAccagatgatgaagatgaggaggaggaggatgAAGACGGGGAAGGCGACGACAACAATGTTCAAACaaatattaatgatgaaaatgatgaaattaataataataacaataataataataataatactaatagTAATATGACGAGTCACAACAATATCCATAACAATATAAATGGTGTGCCGAATAACGCAGAAAATCTCGTCCCAGTGACGACTGATATTCATCaggaaaataatatgaacCTAAATGGcataaattcaatgaacGCACTTAATAGTATGAATCAAGCAATTGCGAATGTTGGAGTTCATTCCAGTATCcttaacaataataataataataattctcCACTAAATCAATCTGAAATAAAAACTGAAATGAAACCTACAGTCACTCTTGAAAATAATCAAGTGATATCATCTGCAGGTacatttccaaatcaatatcaacaCCCTCAACAACACCCTCAACAACAGCATGGccagcaacagcaacaacaacagcagaATGCTCTGGTACAACAATTCCAAAATGCTCAGAATTTTACGAATGTTGGATCTCCGTACTTGAATTCTGAACAGTCAGCAGTCTACCAACAATATTTCCAAGAGTCTCAACAGAATCAGTTCTAAGGACTACATTTATTTCGTCCTCGACTTTGGAGAGAGGCGATTTATCCCGGTTTTTCTTTTAGTAAATTCATATATACCAATTTGCTTAGCATTGCTTGAAGtgaaagaaaacaaaaacttatttaaattatacatataattcaattctttacTGATGCATTAATATACACATATCCATAAAATTACctcaatattatttaaaaactatccatttttttgtcattatcattattattcatctCTCGCGACAACCCATACATCtccaaataatttgaaaacaacaagaaatgtttcaattgataataacaatattatATGGTGGACCTAAACAGATCTAGCGAATACAACCCAATTATAGATCATTGTCATGATGAGTGAGCCATCGGTTGACTATATATATCAGCCAACAGATATTGTCCTTGCCAAAGTCAAAGGATTTTCAGCATGGCCTGCAATGATTGTTCCAGATGAATTAATACCAGATCATATTCTTAAAACGAGAACACATAGTACTACAGGTGAGGTTGAACCTGCAGAGGTTGCAAAGGAACTGGATACTaccaatgaagatgatacgtttgatgaaaatattgatccagagaaatatatcatttattcgaagatgttgaaatttaagaagaatgaaaaattaaggCATCAATATTGCGTGAAATTTTTCTGTGACGATTCATATATTTGGGTAAAACCAACAGATATACAATTGTTGAGTAAGGAAGCATGCCAGGAATGGCTTGATAGCtcgaaaagaaaaaataagaagTTGATACCTGCTTATGAAATGGCAAGTCGTGGAATTGAAGGTATCGATATTTGggaatttattgaatatgGGTCCTATGGgaaagatgatgatgaagaagagtacatagaagaagatgaaagtaTTCAACCGAGGAAAAGGACCAGAGGGGCCGTCAAGAAAGAGCCAACTAGATCATCAATGAGACAACGAGGGAAAAGGAaacttgaagaagaggaaagtGAGGGCGACGAAAAACCAACTCGTCTACGGAATACAAGATCGAAGGGCAAGTCCACCATTAAAAAGGAGCCCGTTCAAAGGAGAACGAGACGATCAGCACCAGTgaaagaagaggaggaggaggaggaggaggatgTTGAGGATGAATTCTCTGAGGAAGAGCATCCAGTCAAACGAACGAACACCAAATCTAAAGGACCGAAAAGAACTACTGCAAAGGGTAAGAGTAAAACTAAAACGAAAGCCAAACCAAAGCCTCAAATCATAAAATATGAGTACgaagacgatgaagatTGGTCCCTAGTTGGATTAGGTCCACAAGATCTTACTATTCATCTTGCGGTTAATCCTCTGGTAAATCGTTTAActcagaagaaaaatgttgAAAGACACTTAGACCAAAAACTGAACATATTAGATAAGATTGCAGGTATAAACAAGCTGCTTACTACCTTAATTCTTCCAGAAAATCCAGACTCCAAGATTACCATTGGTAAAGATGATTATGATCTTTTATTGGATGAAATGGACCAGGCACTTTCCATGAAGGGTGCAAAGCGTGAATTCcttataatttttcaatcaagTACAGAACTTTTATTGAATATGAGAATTTTGTTGAATATAAGACGcgatgaattattgaaatggaaattatGGGACCAATTTCAGGCTTTCTTTGAATTAGTCTTCCAACATGAACTTATCGAAGATGAGCAAGGATGGACTTTTGAACAGGTTTCGGATGATGGAGATAAAGATAACAGTACTAATAAGATACCCACTGGATCAATTGACGTAGATAAAAAAGAGccagaaattgaaatggCATCCGTCGATGAGGTTAAATAAGAAGCTATGCAGTTTATAGATATTAATGACTACACTCTGTAATTTTGCTTGGACTGAGCTTTGGATTGAGAGGAGCAGAACGATagtttattgaattaaaagaaGTGATTTTGCATCGTCGATAGTTCTGAGAGAGAAATATTCAACAACCAGCCTACAAGTACTTGACAGGTTAGTACGATGTGGTACTCCCCTATTAGTAATTTGAACGAGTTAATAGAGGATATGATAATAGGTGAGATTTTGCGACACTTTTTTTGCGGGTAACGACCAGTGACACGTAATTTTTTTCACGAGAATAGCGTACACTGGACTCGTACGAAGAATTGTTAGGGAAGGACGCGTGCTTAgtaattttcttcagatgTTGCAGAAATGACGAAACGCGATTTCAATAATCGTCGAACTTTTCAGTTTTTTCGTCGAAATCTTTTCCTCctccaagaaagaaaaaaaacaGTTCTGAGGTTCCTGCTTGAAAGATTCGATAATTAGTTTATTagttaattaataaataaggTCATATTCTTAATTATATATCGttaaaattatatatataattaatcatttgaattaatattataattGTATTGTATAAACGATGATTATTCGTGTAAATGCGAGGAATTCTTAAGATaagcaaaaaaaatgtaGTATTTAATTAGTTATCAAAGATTAATCAGCTCTTGGAGCTTCCTTGAAAGAGATGGCAGCTTCTTCACCCATGGCGGAGATAACAGTAACCATCAAATCTTTACCTTCATCGAAAGCAGTTTGCATAGTGTCACCTAATTCACCTTCGGCAGCCTTGATGTCATCCTTAGTTTCACCGTCAGCGGTCATCAAAGATAAGTAACCATCATCGATATCCAACAATTGATATTCAGTTCTCTTAACGAATGGACATTCCATGTTATGAGTAGATGGAgataaatcttccaatttcttaCCGGTGAAAATATCCAAGGCAACTAAATGGACTTTAGCGTGACCGTGCTTACCAGTCTTAGAAGTAGACATATCGACAATCTTACATGGTCTACCCTTGATAACAACGAAACCACTCTTTCTCAAAGCGGAACATTGCATTGGGTAAGTAGCGGAGGAACCAGCATCAGCGGTTTCGAAAACGTGTTCTTCGTCAGccatatttattatattactTTGTGTTAGGGGAGGGGTAGATTTGTCCTTGTTTACTTGAAATAAAACACAATgggaaagaaaaaaagaaggaagGGTCTTTTttaagaaagaattgagCTAAAATCGAGGAAAACAAAATCTGTTACCTTTATGATGAACAAAACTGCTCCTTATTTAAATGGCGGGAGAAGGGGTCGCTGTCCCAAATATTCGAGgacaaagaaaaaaaaatttttttcagcCTGCACGATCTTATTGACGTTTGACAGTCACAGAAATCATAGGAAACTTGTCAGAATGGAATATCGCATTGTACGTCATTCGTGGAAAATGGCATTCGCGTTGACCCAGTTGAAAAAGTTCCTTATGTAATCAGAAGTCCCATAGTGATAGACCACATATCATGAATATCATGCAGAGAATGAGTCGCAGATCAACGATCGTAGTACGATCCCGTTTTGCATTTCTTGTATTTCGTTCCTCATACCTTTTGAACcagattttttttttgaagtttATAGGTTAAGAATAAATGGAATAGCATCAATAAATAGAATCAAATGGACCTCCATTTGGTTTGGTATTGATGTTTTAGTATTCCTTTCTTTTCTGAAACCATAAACTTGTATTGTAAATCTATAGTTACCGATAAAACGAGGGCTAATGCGTTGTATCAACAGATGCTTATGAGGCTCACTTCACTTAGCTGTCGTTAGTATGAAAAATCCTTCTGCCAGTTAAAATGTAAATTTAGAAATAACTCTCCATTTTTTGCATAACAGCATATATTCAGATCTCTCCTAGGTAGCTGCGTATATTTGATATCACATGCCACAACATGTCTATCCCACTCTGTCCTAAAGAATAATAGCGTGAATAAAGTAAAGTAACGTTAACAAAGAACGGGTGAAAGAGTACTCTGTGAGTGGAAgataaattttccaatttcagAGAGCGATAAATATACTGTGAGGACATTTGCCTTTTGGCCAATACAGACAGAAAATTTGTcacaagaaattttgacCGATGTTTTGTATTACCGATCTTTCCGTAGCCTTCGGGCTTAGACAAGCAAACATGGATGTGATGCAAATACCAAAGGTAATTCATATATAAACACATCTCAGGGACTCTACAGATTTACCGCGATCTACACATAGTCTTGCACACTCCAGCAGATACACActaaaacaataaaaaacaattaaaaatggGTGAATATAAACCAGGTAACGAAAAGAAAGGTGCTACCTTATTCAAGACTAGATGTCTACAATGTCACActgttgaagaaggtggTCCACATAAAGTTGGTCCAAATTTGCACGGCATCTTTGGTCGTAATTCTGGGCAAGCTCCAGGTTATTCTTACACTGATGCTAATATTAAGAAGAATGTTAAATGGGATGAGCAAAAGATGTCTGATTATTTGACCAAtccaaagaaatatatacCAGGTACCAAGATGGCATTCGGTGGgttgaagaaggagaaggatagaaatgatttgattgCTTACATGAAGAAAGCCTGTGAGTAAACGCTTTCAAGCATAACTATCCCGTCTTTTTTACGCAAGGACATGATGacttgtatatatatatgtatttaTCCAGAAATATAGAGATGAGATAATCatttatataattattatttattccaaaatcAACACATAACGAACTCATGAAACTTCATTATTGTCAAAAAGACAAGATAATCAAAGGACGAATTTTACGTCAGatttcttattttcttcaacttcttcaacttgCTCATCTTGATTTGCCTcttctttcctcttttcattttctttcgATTCAGTGgcatatttttcttgattcTTTTGTGATAACATATGAGTGAAAGATTTTTGTTGTTCCCTTTgattccaattcaattgTCTACTAATACTATCAATAAATTCCGTACTCGAACATTCGACCGTGGGGAAAGAATAAGGACTTGCTGAAATCTTAATGAAATCCCCCTTTTGCAATTCCACTCTATCCTTCCCATCAAATGAAGCCCAGGCAGTCCCTCTTGATTTCAATGATACTTTTACTTTCAAAGTCATACTCTCTGGTAATATAATTGGTCTAAAACTTAGTGTATGTGGACAAATTGGGGTCACTTCGATGGCATTGACTGTTGGATATATAAGAGGTCCACCTGCACTTAATGAATACGCCGTGGATCCCGTAGGTGTTGCTACAATTAATCCATCAGCTTGGGCGACCGTCATTAAACTATCATCACTAAACAATTCCAACATTGATATAAAGGGACAAGGACCTCTATCAATGGTGACTTCATTGAGTACATGATGAGTAGATACCAATTCCATGATGCAAACTTTCTTCCCCTTTTCTGGATCATATTGTGGTTCATGTCTCCTATAAAGGTTACATTCCAATCTCATTCTCAAATTTGTCTTAATCTTCCTACTCAATATATTCCTCATATCATATTTAAACtgttcaaatttgaaattggtcAAGAACCCCAAAGATCCCAATGAAAACGACATAATAGGTGGCACATGTCTCTTAAAGATGGATGAAACAAACAACACGGTCCCATCCCCACCCAAAGTGACTACCAAATCGAAAAACACATCATGGTCATCCACGAATTCCGGGTCCCAATATTTAATCCTTGCAGCTCTACACTTACTATCCTTATATATTTCTGTGGCAGCAAATTTCTCatcatctttcaatttcttatcGACGTAGACCGTTATTGATGGATAATTGACCAGGATCCATTCTACAACTTCCCTTGTTAGAAAATATAGGGACACGTCATTCAATTTGGTGACTATCATTAGATTCTCCACTTCCAGGTCTATCTTTGTGTTGGAGATATCTTTATTCAACAATCTGACACCGT harbors:
- the IOC4 gene encoding Ioc4p (ancestral locus Anc_2.609) — protein: MMSEPSVDYIYQPTDIVLAKVKGFSAWPAMIVPDELIPDHILKTRTHSTTGEVEPAEVAKELDTTNEDDTFDENIDPEKYIIYSKMLKFKKNEKLRHQYCVKFFCDDSYIWVKPTDIQLLSKEACQEWLDSSKRKNKKLIPAYEMASRGIEGIDIWEFIEYGSYGKDDDEEEYIEEDESIQPRKRTRGAVKKEPTRSSMRQRGKRKLEEEESEGDEKPTRLRNTRSKGKSTIKKEPVQRRTRRSAPVKEEEEEEEEDVEDEFSEEEHPVKRTNTKSKGPKRTTAKGKSKTKTKAKPKPQIIKYEYEDDEDWSLVGLGPQDLTIHLAVNPLVNRLTQKKNVERHLDQKLNILDKIAGINKLLTTLILPENPDSKITIGKDDYDLLLDEMDQALSMKGAKREFLIIFQSSTELLLNMRILLNIRRDELLKWKLWDQFQAFFELVFQHELIEDEQGWTFEQVSDDGDKDNSTNKIPTGSIDVDKKEPEIEMASVDEVK
- the CYC1 gene encoding cytochrome c isoform 1 (ancestral locus Anc_1.482), encoding MGEYKPGNEKKGATLFKTRCLQCHTVEEGGPHKVGPNLHGIFGRNSGQAPGYSYTDANIKKNVKWDEQKMSDYLTNPKKYIPGTKMAFGGLKKEKDRNDLIAYMKKACE
- the ANB1 gene encoding translation elongation factor eIF-5A (ancestral locus Anc_1.478); the encoded protein is MADEEHVFETADAGSSATYPMQCSALRKSGFVVIKGRPCKIVDMSTSKTGKHGHAKVHLVALDIFTGKKLEDLSPSTHNMECPFVKRTEYQLLDIDDGYLSLMTADGETKDDIKAAEGELGDTMQTAFDEGKDLMVTVISAMGEEAAISFKEAPRAD
- the MCM1 gene encoding transcription factor MCM1 (ancestral locus Anc_2.608), with translation MSDTESGVQDQIIINNQEAESSSTSTADPKERRKIEIKFIENKTRRHVTFSKRKHGIMKKAFELSVLTGTQVLLLVVSETGLVYTFSTPKFEPIVTQQEGRNLIQACLNAPDDEDEEEEDEDGEGDDNNVQTNINDENDEINNNNNNNNNNTNSNMTSHNNIHNNINGVPNNAENLVPVTTDIHQENNMNLNGINSMNALNSMNQAIANVGVHSSILNNNNNNNSPLNQSEIKTEMKPTVTLENNQVISSAGTFPNQYQHPQQHPQQQHGQQQQQQQQNALVQQFQNAQNFTNVGSPYLNSEQSAVYQQYFQESQQNQF
- the UTR1 gene encoding NADH/NAD(+) kinase (ancestral locus Anc_1.484); this encodes MTRTNSITLPHSLQIEYILTHSLDPLTMTDTIDSTRNSKDNNSMKVLKTPNPLDQQCTKANIEIDQTRNKLKQFSNNNNEDPQSTANSYIPSACSSTSKKSMIPSSPLKPKGSNSHFQFATTAYGVRLLNKDISNTKIDLEVENLMIVTKLNDVSLYFLTREVVEWILVNYPSITVYVDKKLKDDEKFAATEIYKDSKCRAARIKYWDPEFVDDHDVFFDLVVTLGGDGTVLFVSSIFKRHVPPIMSFSLGSLGFLTNFKFEQFKYDMRNILSRKIKTNLRMRLECNLYRRHEPQYDPEKGKKVCIMELVSTHHVLNEVTIDRGPCPFISMLELFSDDSLMTVAQADGLIVATPTGSTAYSLSAGGPLIYPTVNAIEVTPICPHTLSFRPIILPESMTLKVKVSLKSRGTAWASFDGKDRVELQKGDFIKISASPYSFPTVECSSTEFIDSISRQLNWNQREQQKSFTHMLSQKNQEKYATESKENEKRKEEANQDEQVEEVEENKKSDVKFVL